From the Thermoanaerobaculia bacterium genome, one window contains:
- a CDS encoding cation-transporting P-type ATPase encodes MESRPSGLSSARARELLAEHGPNRYAPAGRRASFFEFARMLADPMAIMLLAAAVLSFVAGERRDGIVLLVALFPVLAVDVILEARSRQALKKLARAVSPRATVVRDGAPVEIPTEEIVPGDILLIREGDVLHADGTVAWSAHLAIDESMLTGESEPKDKLPGTPFYAGSRVLTGQGGGEVTSTGLSTQYGRIASLVAEAPDAPTPIQEKTAKVVSVLGRIAVLVAAAVFGLAWYRERSLSRAFVSAISVAMSAMPEEFPLVFTLFLTLGAWRLSRHRVLVRRLASVETLGSTTVICTDKTGTLTLGQFVLEAVLPFGELGEQELLETAVLACEIDPSDPLDRTIIEFARTSGLDPGRLHTKGILVRDHSWDPLGKHMSHVWRTERAADGTLAVAAKGALEGILEHCALTPERRAEAEMRHAELAAGGLRLLAVAGKTESAGPDDRERDESELALVGFLGFRDPLRPEIAAAVAQCRTAGISIKLVTGDHPVTARAIAESAGIVSGREPIVTGDELAALSPPDFARRVAESPILARILPEQKYAIVDTLRANGEVVAMAGDGINDAPALRRASIGISMGARATEVARAAADLVLLDDNFGSIVETIREGRRIYDNLEKAFRYLLAFHVPIVVLAVVVPLLGFPLLLLPVHLVWLELVVHPVSALLFEGEPADPDVMSRPPRPAGASLLGKRTAGSSIATGAALAAAVLAIYAAALPGGADAARGFALAALLPGTLLIAWAERAGDRPWRRVPAPNPWRFWGVVAPIAVSLPLLLAWPATAQILHARFPSGGRWAIALGAAAAAVVWRAWGTRTERRKSA; translated from the coding sequence GTGGAGAGCCGGCCGAGCGGTCTTTCCAGCGCCCGCGCCCGGGAGCTCCTCGCCGAGCACGGCCCCAACCGCTACGCGCCCGCCGGACGCCGCGCGTCGTTTTTCGAGTTCGCCCGCATGCTCGCCGACCCGATGGCGATCATGCTGCTCGCGGCGGCGGTCCTCTCCTTCGTGGCCGGGGAGCGCCGCGACGGGATCGTGCTCCTCGTGGCCCTCTTCCCGGTGCTCGCCGTCGACGTCATCCTCGAAGCGCGGTCGCGCCAGGCGCTGAAGAAGCTCGCGCGGGCCGTCTCCCCGCGGGCCACGGTGGTGCGGGACGGCGCGCCCGTCGAGATCCCGACGGAGGAAATCGTGCCGGGGGACATCCTGCTCATCCGCGAGGGAGACGTCCTCCATGCGGACGGGACGGTCGCCTGGTCTGCGCATCTCGCGATCGACGAGTCGATGCTGACCGGCGAGTCGGAGCCGAAGGACAAGCTTCCCGGGACGCCGTTCTACGCCGGTTCGCGTGTGCTCACGGGCCAGGGAGGAGGCGAGGTGACGTCGACCGGCCTGAGCACGCAGTACGGGCGGATCGCCTCGCTCGTGGCCGAGGCACCCGACGCGCCGACGCCGATCCAGGAGAAGACCGCGAAGGTCGTTTCCGTTCTCGGCCGCATCGCGGTCCTCGTCGCCGCGGCGGTCTTCGGGCTCGCCTGGTATCGCGAGCGGTCGCTCTCGCGCGCGTTCGTCTCGGCGATCAGCGTCGCAATGTCGGCCATGCCCGAAGAGTTCCCTCTCGTCTTCACGCTCTTCCTGACGCTCGGGGCGTGGCGTCTGTCGCGCCATCGCGTGCTCGTCCGCCGCCTCGCGAGCGTCGAGACGCTCGGTTCGACGACCGTGATCTGCACCGACAAGACGGGGACGCTCACCCTCGGCCAGTTCGTCCTGGAGGCGGTGCTTCCGTTCGGTGAGCTCGGCGAGCAGGAGCTCCTGGAGACCGCCGTGCTCGCCTGCGAGATCGACCCCTCCGATCCTCTCGACCGCACGATCATCGAGTTCGCGCGGACGTCCGGGCTCGACCCCGGCCGCCTGCACACGAAAGGGATCCTCGTCCGCGACCACTCCTGGGACCCGCTCGGAAAGCACATGTCGCACGTGTGGAGGACGGAACGCGCGGCGGACGGCACGCTCGCGGTCGCCGCCAAAGGCGCGCTCGAAGGGATCCTGGAGCACTGCGCGCTCACTCCCGAACGCCGCGCCGAAGCGGAAATGCGCCATGCCGAGCTCGCCGCGGGGGGGCTGAGGCTCCTCGCGGTCGCCGGCAAGACCGAGAGTGCAGGGCCCGACGACCGCGAGCGCGACGAATCAGAGCTCGCGCTCGTCGGCTTTCTCGGCTTCCGCGATCCTCTCCGGCCGGAGATCGCCGCGGCCGTCGCGCAATGCCGAACCGCCGGAATCTCGATCAAGCTCGTCACCGGCGACCATCCGGTCACCGCCCGGGCGATCGCGGAGAGCGCCGGGATCGTCAGCGGACGCGAGCCGATCGTGACCGGCGACGAGCTCGCCGCCCTCTCTCCGCCCGATTTCGCGCGGCGGGTCGCCGAGTCGCCGATCCTCGCCCGCATCCTCCCGGAGCAGAAGTACGCGATCGTCGACACCCTCCGGGCCAACGGAGAGGTCGTCGCCATGGCCGGCGACGGCATCAACGACGCCCCGGCGCTCCGCCGCGCGTCGATCGGAATCAGCATGGGCGCGCGCGCGACCGAGGTGGCGCGGGCGGCGGCCGATCTCGTCCTGCTCGACGACAATTTCGGGTCGATCGTCGAGACGATCCGGGAGGGGCGCCGCATCTACGACAATCTGGAAAAGGCGTTCCGGTATCTGCTCGCCTTTCACGTGCCGATCGTCGTCCTCGCGGTCGTCGTTCCGCTGCTCGGCTTTCCCCTCCTGCTCCTCCCCGTCCATCTCGTCTGGCTCGAGCTCGTCGTCCACCCGGTCTCGGCGCTCCTCTTCGAGGGGGAGCCGGCGGATCCCGACGTGATGAGCCGTCCGCCGCGGCCGGCAGGCGCGTCGCTCCTCGGGAAGCGCACGGCCGGCAGCTCGATCGCGACGGGGGCGGCGCTCGCCGCCGCCGTGCTCGCGATCTACGCCGCCGCGCTGCCCGGAGGTGCCGACGCGGCCCGAGGATTCGCGCTCGCGGCCCTCCTTCCCGGGACCCTGCTGATCGCCTGGGCGGAGAGGGCGGGCGACCGGCCCTGGCGGAGAGTCCCCGCGCCGAACCCGTGGCGCTTCTGGGGTGTCGTCGCGCCGATCGCCGTCTCGCTCCCCCTCCTGCTCGCCTGGCCGGCGACCGCGCAGATCCTTCACGCGAGGTTCCCGAGCGGCGGGCGATGGGCAATCGCGCTCGGCGCCGCGGCGGCGGCCGTGGTCTGGCGGGCGTGGGGCACGCGAACCGAAAGACGAAAGAGCGCCTGA